The Nitrospirales bacterium genome includes a window with the following:
- a CDS encoding response regulator: MVRPTEQRKKCILIVDDEPAVRRTVRAALESAGYECAESENGAAGLAWLEENHADLIIADYHMPIMSGMRLLERLNENQNGKAPPVIMLSGVLKLKDKQKAMELGAYAIVDKPCNFRELVHTVDEATQS; the protein is encoded by the coding sequence ATGGTTCGACCTACGGAACAGCGAAAAAAATGTATTCTGATCGTCGATGATGAACCGGCCGTACGCAGAACTGTGAGAGCGGCACTGGAATCTGCCGGGTATGAATGTGCAGAATCGGAAAATGGGGCCGCTGGTCTCGCCTGGCTGGAAGAAAACCATGCAGATCTCATCATCGCCGACTATCACATGCCAATTATGAGTGGAATGCGTTTGCTCGAACGCCTTAATGAAAACCAGAATGGGAAGGCTCCGCCTGTGATCATGCTCAGCGGTGTGTTGAAACTAAAAGACAAGCAGAAAGCGATGGAGCTTGGAGCCTATGCAATCGTCGATAAACCTTGTAACTTTCGAGAGCTCGTCCACACCGTTGATGAAGCCACCCAATCTTAG
- a CDS encoding MMPL family transporter → MTSLFVKLYKKVVIEKPYFSLMLVFSAFVFFLLHSTELKLDASSESIVLENDQDLKYYRSTLKTYGSDDFLIITFSPKDDLFSPSSLTTLKSLRDELSKLERVESVLTILDVPLLNSPRVSISELTDGDAKVRTLETPDVDLELARLEFLESPIYRNNLVSLDGLTAAVVVNFKTDERYQALLQKRNQLREKKKTATLTAEETTRLEEVSREFIAYHARIVEREGLDIQRIRAIMGHYREHAQLYLGGVQMITSDMISFIEHDIVVFGIGVTAFLIAVLCLFFRKLRWVLIPMSSCLISVGMMMGFLGFTDWNVTVISSNFTSLLLIITMSLTIHLIVRYRILCEQCPNDSQQSLVFDTMKTMVMPSFFTAMTTIVAFCSLVVSDIRPVIDFGWMMTIGIALAFVLNFLYFPSVLSLLPVEKVVPQRDLTRRFTSWIATWTLKHATFVMIGGGILALIGIIGITKLKVENRFIDNFKSTTEIYRGMDLIDSQLGGTIPLDIIIDADADFYQGLKESQTQRDPFDDPFDESDSAEEVTYWFNGDRLGLVEKIHDHLEELPEVGKVLSIATGMKVFKQLNDQKIPEDYELALLRKWAPDSVKQALINPYLSPDGNQVRLTMRLIESAPTLNRKLLIEEIRSYLTEDMGLLPENVHLTGMAVLYNNLLQSLYTSQIQTLGVVFVSILVMFVIAFRQVAISLIAIVPNILAAGVVLGLMGWVGIPLDMMTITIAAITIGIGVDDTIHYVHRFQVEFPTYQNYRETVKACHGSIGIAMYYTSLIITVGFSILALSNFIPTIYFGLLTGVAMLTALMSNLTLLAAMLVVFKPLGPERKPA, encoded by the coding sequence ATGACCTCCCTGTTTGTGAAGCTTTACAAGAAAGTCGTGATCGAGAAGCCGTACTTCTCGTTGATGCTTGTCTTCAGTGCGTTCGTATTTTTCCTTTTACACAGCACCGAACTCAAATTAGATGCCTCGTCTGAGTCAATCGTCTTAGAGAATGATCAAGATTTAAAGTACTACCGTTCCACTCTTAAAACTTACGGCTCCGATGATTTTCTCATCATCACTTTTTCTCCGAAAGATGACCTATTCTCGCCCTCATCCTTAACGACGCTCAAGTCGCTACGGGATGAATTGTCCAAATTGGAACGGGTTGAATCCGTCCTCACGATTCTGGATGTGCCATTGCTGAACAGTCCCAGGGTTTCCATCTCGGAGTTGACTGATGGCGACGCCAAGGTTCGGACACTTGAAACTCCAGATGTGGACCTTGAATTGGCCCGTCTGGAGTTCCTGGAAAGCCCGATTTATCGGAATAATCTCGTCAGCCTTGATGGGCTTACCGCGGCTGTGGTGGTCAACTTCAAGACCGATGAACGTTACCAGGCGCTGTTACAGAAGAGGAATCAGCTGCGGGAAAAAAAGAAAACGGCAACTCTGACGGCGGAAGAAACAACACGATTGGAAGAGGTATCTCGAGAGTTTATTGCGTACCATGCCCGCATCGTTGAGCGAGAAGGGCTGGATATCCAACGTATCCGGGCCATCATGGGACATTATCGTGAACATGCCCAGTTGTACTTGGGCGGAGTTCAGATGATCACGTCCGATATGATCAGTTTTATCGAACATGACATCGTCGTGTTTGGGATTGGAGTGACCGCCTTCTTAATCGCCGTCTTGTGCCTCTTTTTCCGGAAGCTCCGCTGGGTCTTGATTCCGATGTCGTCATGCTTAATTTCCGTCGGCATGATGATGGGCTTCCTGGGGTTTACCGACTGGAATGTGACGGTGATTTCGTCGAACTTTACGTCGCTTCTCCTCATTATCACGATGTCCTTGACGATCCATTTGATCGTGCGATACCGGATACTTTGTGAACAGTGCCCAAACGACAGTCAACAGTCACTCGTGTTTGACACGATGAAGACGATGGTCATGCCATCGTTCTTTACGGCCATGACGACGATCGTGGCGTTTTGCTCGCTCGTCGTCAGTGATATCCGACCCGTCATCGATTTTGGATGGATGATGACGATAGGTATTGCCTTGGCCTTTGTCCTGAATTTTCTGTATTTCCCGTCCGTGTTGTCCTTGCTTCCTGTGGAGAAGGTCGTGCCTCAACGTGATCTCACGAGGCGATTCACGTCCTGGATCGCGACGTGGACGTTGAAACATGCGACATTCGTGATGATCGGAGGCGGGATTCTGGCTCTCATCGGAATTATCGGGATCACAAAGTTAAAAGTCGAAAACCGGTTTATAGATAATTTTAAAAGCACGACGGAAATCTATCGGGGGATGGACTTGATCGATTCCCAACTAGGTGGGACGATTCCACTGGACATCATCATCGATGCTGATGCGGATTTTTATCAGGGTCTGAAAGAGAGCCAAACACAGCGTGATCCTTTCGATGACCCGTTTGATGAAAGTGACAGCGCAGAAGAGGTGACGTATTGGTTCAACGGAGATCGCTTAGGCCTGGTCGAGAAAATCCATGACCATTTGGAAGAATTGCCGGAGGTGGGGAAAGTCCTCTCAATCGCCACGGGCATGAAAGTCTTCAAGCAACTCAATGATCAGAAAATACCGGAGGATTATGAATTGGCGCTTCTCCGAAAATGGGCACCAGATAGTGTCAAACAAGCGCTGATTAACCCCTATCTTTCACCAGATGGCAATCAGGTCCGGCTGACGATGCGTCTGATAGAGTCTGCTCCGACACTCAATCGAAAGCTGTTGATCGAGGAAATCAGGTCGTATCTGACGGAGGACATGGGGCTCTTGCCGGAAAACGTCCATCTCACCGGGATGGCCGTGCTTTACAATAATTTGCTTCAGAGCCTGTACACGTCACAGATCCAGACTTTAGGGGTGGTCTTCGTGAGTATCCTGGTCATGTTTGTGATCGCGTTTCGGCAGGTCGCGATTTCGTTGATCGCGATCGTCCCCAATATTCTGGCCGCTGGCGTCGTATTGGGCCTCATGGGGTGGGTCGGCATTCCCTTGGATATGATGACGATTACGATTGCGGCCATTACGATCGGTATCGGTGTGGATGACACGATTCATTATGTTCACCGGTTCCAAGTGGAGTTTCCGACCTATCAAAATTACAGAGAAACGGTCAAAGCTTGCCATGGAAGTATCGGTATCGCGATGTACTATACCTCATTGATCATTACGGTTGGATTTTCAATCTTGGCGTTGTCGAATTTTATCCCGACGATCTACTTCGGATTATTGACTGGCGTGGCGATGTTGACGGCGCTCATGAGCAATCTGACTTTGCTCGCTGCGATGCTTGTCGTATTTAAACCGCTCGGGCCTGAGCGGAAGCCGGCATGA
- a CDS encoding YegP family protein, whose protein sequence is MAMKDPKFEVFKGKDGKAYFRLKARSGECILASQGYHSPSGARRAIASVKTNAQLGGQYEEKVSKNGKHYFVLIAKNMQPIGKSEMFESKASMQKSIQAVKTAAPAAVIESV, encoded by the coding sequence ATGGCAATGAAAGATCCGAAGTTTGAAGTGTTCAAGGGAAAAGACGGCAAGGCCTATTTTCGCTTAAAGGCGCGAAGCGGGGAATGTATCCTGGCAAGCCAGGGCTACCATTCACCGTCGGGTGCCCGACGTGCGATTGCATCGGTAAAAACCAATGCCCAACTGGGTGGGCAGTATGAAGAAAAAGTTTCGAAAAACGGTAAACACTACTTCGTTCTGATCGCTAAAAATATGCAGCCAATCGGAAAGAGCGAAATGTTTGAATCGAAAGCCTCGATGCAGAAGAGTATTCAAGCCGTCAAAACCGCTGCCCCTGCCGCCGTGATTGAATCAGTTTGA
- a CDS encoding aldo/keto reductase, producing the protein MSAYIASNGVSIPSFMYGTAWKKGTTAQLVELAVSSGFRAIDTANQIIHYHEALVGEALLTLAGQGIKRDSLFLQTKFTPVGGQDHRTPYDPSKPISEQVEQSFRSSLEHLHTDYIDSYVLHGPYSRGGLGAEDWEVWATLEKLYESGTVKMIGVSNVTAGQLRLLCDKAKIQPMVVQNRCYAAFGWDKDVREICNMHKIIYQGFSLLTANQDVWIDPTIRSIAQRVGAGPAQVIFRFSQQIGMLPLTGTTDADHMKEDLRIEEFELTPEEVDHIEKIAM; encoded by the coding sequence ATGAGTGCATACATCGCGTCTAACGGGGTATCAATTCCGTCGTTCATGTACGGAACGGCCTGGAAAAAAGGGACGACAGCCCAGCTTGTCGAGTTGGCCGTGTCTTCCGGATTTCGAGCGATCGATACGGCCAATCAGATCATTCATTATCACGAAGCCTTGGTGGGCGAGGCGCTTTTGACTCTCGCGGGGCAGGGTATCAAGCGCGATTCCCTCTTTCTCCAAACGAAGTTTACACCGGTCGGGGGGCAGGATCATCGCACACCGTATGACCCGTCCAAGCCTATTTCTGAACAGGTAGAGCAATCATTCCGGAGTTCCCTGGAGCATCTGCATACCGACTATATTGATTCATATGTTTTGCACGGCCCCTATTCACGGGGAGGGCTGGGCGCTGAAGATTGGGAAGTGTGGGCGACTCTTGAAAAGCTTTATGAATCAGGGACAGTCAAGATGATTGGCGTGAGTAACGTGACTGCGGGACAGCTCCGTCTTCTTTGCGACAAGGCCAAGATTCAACCCATGGTCGTGCAAAATCGGTGTTATGCTGCGTTTGGATGGGATAAAGACGTGCGGGAAATCTGCAACATGCACAAGATCATCTACCAGGGGTTTTCATTGTTGACGGCGAATCAAGATGTGTGGATCGACCCGACTATTCGATCCATCGCGCAACGGGTTGGCGCAGGACCTGCGCAAGTCATCTTTCGGTTTTCACAGCAGATTGGCATGCTTCCGCTGACTGGCACGACCGATGCTGACCACATGAAAGAAGACTTACGCATCGAAGAATTTGAACTTACCCCAGAGGAAGTTGATCACATAGAAAAGATCGCAATGTGA
- a CDS encoding TRL-like family protein, producing MSSLLVAVLSGCLYTDIQSPRAYRSASPIDVQAKSTDKVVTGESCNRSVLFLVAWGNGGYVEAVRNALSNEPVGSVLYDVHVDTNAQAYLFGLYAKWCTVVRGKVGSL from the coding sequence ATGTCTAGTTTGCTCGTAGCGGTGTTGTCCGGATGTTTATACACGGATATTCAATCGCCGCGGGCCTATCGTTCTGCGAGTCCAATAGATGTTCAAGCGAAAAGCACCGACAAAGTCGTGACAGGGGAAAGTTGCAATCGTTCTGTTCTCTTCCTGGTGGCATGGGGGAATGGCGGATATGTCGAGGCTGTCCGTAATGCCCTGTCAAACGAACCTGTCGGTTCCGTGCTCTACGATGTCCATGTCGATACGAATGCTCAAGCGTATCTATTCGGGCTCTACGCCAAATGGTGTACGGTCGTGAGAGGAAAAGTCGGGTCCCTATGA
- a CDS encoding alpha/beta hydrolase: MTKFFKYVVWLSSVGILIILAGTYWMGTQLTAPAHTRISPSSFVPRPQSIQFLDPSGKQLAGWLVPGNPACGTVILMHAVRSNRLGMASRVPFLHDAGYSVLLFDFQAHGESEGETITYGALEKEDVRAAIQYVRQGNPSSQIGLIGFSLGGTAAVLTDASLQADVLILEAVFSTLDQAIVNRVRQKVGLLAPLLAYPLLWHFHFFYGIDPAGLRPIDAIHSLPVPTLVIGGTDDQHTLRSETEALFSQAQSPKELWLITGARHQDFHLYAPAEYETRVRAFLNTHLHCPQTSSALQSDSLSSKEFTP, translated from the coding sequence ATGACTAAGTTCTTCAAGTACGTCGTCTGGCTATCCAGTGTCGGCATTCTGATCATCCTGGCTGGAACGTATTGGATGGGCACGCAACTCACAGCCCCTGCTCATACCCGCATCAGTCCATCTTCGTTTGTGCCTCGCCCCCAGTCCATTCAGTTTTTAGACCCCAGCGGGAAACAGCTTGCAGGATGGCTCGTCCCTGGAAATCCCGCATGCGGCACCGTGATTCTCATGCATGCAGTAAGAAGCAATCGTCTCGGCATGGCCAGTCGCGTTCCGTTTTTACATGACGCCGGCTATTCCGTGCTGCTGTTCGATTTTCAAGCCCATGGGGAAAGTGAAGGAGAGACGATTACGTACGGCGCATTGGAAAAAGAAGACGTTCGAGCGGCCATTCAGTATGTGAGGCAGGGAAATCCGTCGAGCCAAATCGGCCTGATCGGGTTTTCATTGGGCGGTACGGCCGCAGTCTTAACAGATGCGTCGTTACAAGCCGACGTCTTGATCCTCGAAGCCGTGTTTTCGACGCTCGATCAAGCCATAGTCAATCGGGTACGACAGAAAGTGGGGCTGCTGGCTCCGCTTTTGGCCTATCCCCTGTTATGGCACTTTCATTTTTTCTATGGGATCGACCCTGCCGGCTTGCGTCCAATCGACGCCATTCACTCGTTACCGGTTCCGACCCTCGTCATAGGCGGCACCGACGATCAACACACGTTGCGATCGGAAACGGAAGCTCTTTTTTCTCAGGCGCAGTCGCCAAAGGAACTCTGGCTCATCACAGGCGCTCGTCACCAAGACTTCCACCTGTATGCGCCGGCAGAGTACGAGACTCGCGTGCGTGCATTTCTCAACACGCACCTGCACTGTCCGCAGACATCCTCCGCCCTTCAATCCGACTCGCTTTCATCCAAGGAATTTACTCCCTGA
- a CDS encoding S8 family serine peptidase, which translates to MPMFHTSKLTTSLCSVMMGYSMVVAPVFGADMEVVAKKTKIINGKEYVFTKYLDEKHDVRSMIQDRTGQRVSEKMVAGEQRRVIGKKLQAVLEQKERGLAYGDRVTVNIALNVEVSMVREAPQSGGGEIVQGRTLGSVLNGRQLSDAELQRQSKTEMSQLRSRHEQRMDQQKKQIMAWAKEHGFSQRADVEKAVKDGRTMVTIELSRSEIHDLVQSRDMKIAGIELYEAGEDDIAQAMLDTSVNPTALTNTNTRGSTIGVYMTESGCANETRITNYNRLSGSETDHSRNVGAIIRAVSPDSFLYCRGGAVLPTSIDLNGLRLFGIQIIPPLDPPIHIVTRSHSTNDNTDYTSLDREWDNFVYNENIAVFNSGGNTGNGTGNVRSPGKGLNVITVGNYDDATDTIWGSSPFVDPETGNEKPEVAAPGRSIAAGGFTMTGTSQSTPHAAAFAADMMSDPFRPWLRHRPYLLKANMLAGATDDIASNNSTSQLEKAGLGGIDFASAHLNGWYWYWSGNNNAFDSFASNDGNDDQYIEKKFYISNSWDKVRAVISWLNRGSYTYDHRNDTHPIGMDLDFRVYDPNGNYVGSSASWDNPYEKVEFTPTVSGNYTFKINRYANRDTASNLRLGMQVNLYDE; encoded by the coding sequence ATGCCAATGTTTCACACGTCCAAATTGACGACAAGTCTGTGCTCGGTCATGATGGGCTATTCCATGGTGGTGGCACCGGTGTTTGGTGCCGACATGGAAGTGGTCGCCAAAAAGACAAAAATCATCAATGGGAAAGAGTATGTTTTTACGAAGTATTTAGATGAGAAACATGACGTGAGGAGCATGATTCAGGATCGGACGGGGCAGAGAGTGAGTGAGAAGATGGTCGCTGGAGAACAACGCCGGGTTATTGGAAAAAAATTACAAGCAGTCCTGGAACAAAAGGAAAGGGGGCTTGCTTATGGAGATCGAGTGACGGTCAACATTGCTTTAAATGTAGAAGTGTCAATGGTTCGGGAAGCCCCGCAATCTGGTGGAGGAGAGATAGTGCAAGGACGGACACTTGGCTCTGTCCTCAATGGACGCCAGCTTTCGGACGCTGAACTTCAACGTCAGAGCAAGACAGAAATGTCCCAGTTACGTAGTCGCCATGAACAAAGAATGGATCAGCAAAAGAAGCAAATTATGGCGTGGGCAAAAGAACATGGTTTCAGTCAACGAGCGGACGTTGAAAAAGCCGTTAAAGACGGCCGAACGATGGTGACGATCGAGTTGTCGAGATCAGAGATTCACGATCTGGTCCAATCTCGGGATATGAAAATCGCCGGGATTGAGCTGTATGAAGCTGGAGAAGATGATATTGCTCAAGCCATGTTGGACACCAGTGTCAATCCCACGGCTCTTACGAATACGAACACGCGGGGAAGCACGATCGGCGTCTATATGACTGAAAGTGGTTGTGCCAATGAAACCCGGATTACGAACTACAATCGTTTATCTGGCAGCGAAACGGATCATTCCAGAAACGTGGGCGCGATCATTCGGGCGGTGTCTCCCGATTCGTTTCTCTATTGCCGCGGTGGTGCCGTGTTGCCAACCTCTATCGATCTCAATGGATTGCGTCTCTTTGGCATTCAAATCATCCCACCCCTCGATCCACCAATCCACATCGTGACTCGTTCGCACAGTACCAATGATAATACGGACTATACGTCCCTTGATCGCGAGTGGGACAATTTTGTGTATAACGAGAACATTGCAGTCTTTAATAGCGGTGGGAACACAGGAAATGGTACGGGAAATGTCCGGTCGCCAGGTAAAGGGCTGAATGTGATTACGGTCGGAAACTATGATGATGCGACCGATACCATTTGGGGGAGCTCGCCATTTGTTGATCCAGAGACGGGCAACGAGAAGCCAGAAGTGGCGGCACCTGGCCGGAGTATTGCTGCCGGAGGATTTACGATGACCGGGACAAGTCAATCGACTCCCCACGCTGCAGCTTTTGCGGCCGATATGATGTCAGATCCCTTTCGTCCTTGGTTGAGGCATCGGCCATACTTATTGAAAGCCAACATGTTGGCGGGGGCGACCGATGATATCGCGTCGAACAATTCCACCTCCCAACTGGAAAAGGCCGGTCTGGGAGGGATTGATTTTGCCAGTGCGCATCTGAATGGCTGGTATTGGTACTGGTCCGGAAACAACAACGCCTTCGACTCGTTCGCGAGTAACGACGGGAACGATGATCAGTACATCGAAAAGAAGTTTTATATCTCCAATTCCTGGGACAAGGTTCGCGCGGTTATCAGCTGGCTCAACAGAGGGAGCTACACCTATGACCATCGGAATGATACCCATCCGATCGGTATGGATCTGGATTTCCGGGTGTATGATCCCAACGGCAACTATGTGGGGAGCTCCGCTTCTTGGGACAACCCATACGAGAAAGTCGAGTTTACGCCAACGGTGTCTGGCAACTATACGTTTAAGATCAACCGCTATGCCAATCGGGATACCGCTTCAAACCTGCGATTAGGGATGCAAGTGAATCTGTACGATGAATAG
- a CDS encoding S8 family serine peptidase translates to MMKQSRRWLLMNSNMMVSLLILLGFSIGLAEAADRPSLPQSALRQIEALMLEKSSRSPVQQKISSRLWYASKMRRGDAIANGVSRLRSRVEVSRDNTTLVDIRAVVSESVLAQIEAVGGTIVNQFPRRRAIRARIPIDQVETIATMPQIQFLKPADTMMRNSHSSSAVNVTEGDVASKADQAREVFNVDGTGIKIGVLSDGVDSLADRQASGDVPENVTVLPGQAGSGDEGTAILEIVHDLAPAAELLFATALNGQVSFAENIEALRTAGADVIVDDIFYFAEPTFQDGVIAQAVNSVAHQGALYFSAAGNSGNVNDGTSGVWEGDFVAIDAPAVLGDGVIAHDFGGGTNANRITVDPPFVMTLSWADPQGQSGNDYDLYLLSPDLTQVFDASTNVQSGTQDPLELIDSGPFNDIGNRLVIVKTFGEDRYLHLNTHRGQLGLATDGQTSGHAATSGAFGVAAVNVATANGGVFTGGADNPVETFNSDGPRRMFFDENGVPVTPGNFSSTGGLVLQKPDLASADGVMTSTPGFNPFFGTSAAAPHAAGIAALVLEANPNLTPSEVRDILTSTALDIEEAGVDRDSGYGIVDAFAAVGAVGSGDPQIISPLPGTTFDDSLAVFEWSANGTTVTDWWLYVGTALGKSNIHNSGPLDSQTLSAFVAGLPTNGQTISVRLWYRTDSWKFLDVQYTALKVPGILDPRPWSLLTTREVTFKGEPTADAHQHWLWIGTKKGRADVLSQNMGQSNELMVERLPVFGRIFVRYWTRLGGGWRYRDQSYFMWAIPNRAPSGMP, encoded by the coding sequence ATGATGAAACAGAGCAGGCGTTGGCTTCTCATGAACAGCAACATGATGGTTTCACTCCTGATCCTATTGGGATTCAGCATTGGCTTGGCCGAGGCCGCTGATCGTCCTTCCCTTCCTCAGTCAGCCTTACGTCAGATTGAGGCCTTGATGCTCGAAAAATCATCCCGGTCTCCCGTGCAACAAAAAATCAGTTCACGCTTGTGGTATGCCAGTAAGATGCGGCGGGGTGACGCGATTGCCAACGGGGTTTCGCGCTTACGAAGTCGTGTGGAAGTGTCCCGGGACAATACCACGCTCGTGGATATTCGAGCCGTCGTGTCAGAGTCGGTTCTAGCGCAAATTGAGGCGGTGGGCGGGACGATCGTAAATCAATTCCCACGGCGTCGGGCAATTAGAGCCAGAATTCCCATTGACCAAGTGGAAACGATCGCCACGATGCCGCAAATTCAGTTTCTCAAGCCTGCGGATACGATGATGAGAAATTCTCATTCAAGTTCAGCGGTGAATGTCACCGAAGGCGATGTGGCAAGTAAGGCGGACCAGGCCCGTGAAGTGTTTAACGTAGATGGGACAGGTATAAAAATTGGAGTTTTGTCGGATGGAGTCGATTCTTTAGCCGATAGGCAAGCCTCGGGTGATGTGCCCGAGAATGTGACGGTATTGCCGGGGCAGGCTGGTTCGGGAGACGAAGGGACAGCCATACTTGAGATCGTTCATGATCTGGCGCCTGCGGCCGAATTGCTGTTTGCGACGGCTTTAAATGGACAAGTCTCGTTCGCAGAAAATATTGAAGCGCTTCGAACCGCCGGGGCCGATGTCATTGTCGATGATATCTTTTATTTTGCCGAACCGACGTTCCAGGATGGGGTGATCGCTCAGGCGGTCAACTCCGTCGCTCATCAGGGGGCGTTATACTTTTCCGCTGCCGGAAATTCTGGAAATGTGAATGATGGCACCTCAGGAGTCTGGGAGGGAGACTTTGTGGCGATCGATGCTCCGGCTGTCCTTGGCGACGGGGTGATCGCACATGATTTTGGCGGAGGAACAAATGCGAATCGTATCACCGTGGACCCTCCGTTTGTGATGACGCTTTCCTGGGCAGATCCACAAGGTCAGTCAGGGAATGATTATGATCTTTACCTTCTAAGCCCTGATTTAACGCAGGTGTTTGATGCGTCAACTAACGTACAGTCCGGCACGCAAGATCCCTTGGAACTGATCGATTCGGGACCATTCAATGATATCGGCAATCGGCTGGTTATCGTGAAAACGTTCGGAGAGGACCGCTACCTTCACTTGAACACCCATCGAGGGCAGTTGGGATTGGCGACCGACGGGCAAACTTCCGGCCATGCGGCGACGTCAGGGGCCTTTGGCGTCGCCGCGGTGAATGTGGCGACCGCGAATGGAGGAGTGTTTACGGGAGGAGCAGATAATCCAGTCGAGACATTCAACTCCGACGGTCCGAGACGAATGTTTTTCGATGAAAATGGTGTTCCTGTGACCCCGGGCAATTTTTCTTCAACCGGAGGTCTTGTCCTTCAAAAACCGGACCTGGCTTCGGCGGACGGGGTGATGACCTCGACGCCAGGATTTAATCCTTTTTTTGGAACATCGGCTGCCGCTCCTCATGCGGCCGGAATTGCGGCTCTTGTATTGGAGGCGAATCCCAATCTCACTCCTTCGGAAGTTCGTGACATCCTTACATCCACAGCCTTGGATATTGAGGAGGCCGGAGTGGATCGGGACTCAGGGTATGGGATCGTTGATGCCTTTGCCGCGGTTGGTGCGGTGGGTTCAGGCGATCCACAGATTATCAGCCCTCTTCCTGGCACAACCTTCGATGATTCATTAGCTGTGTTTGAATGGTCTGCCAATGGGACGACGGTTACGGATTGGTGGCTGTACGTTGGGACGGCTCTAGGGAAAAGCAATATCCATAATAGCGGTCCATTAGACAGCCAGACGCTTTCGGCCTTCGTCGCCGGTCTTCCGACCAATGGTCAAACAATATCTGTTCGTCTATGGTATCGAACCGATTCCTGGAAATTTCTCGACGTGCAATACACGGCTCTGAAAGTTCCAGGAATCTTGGATCCGCGTCCATGGTCCCTGTTGACGACGAGAGAAGTGACATTCAAGGGAGAACCGACTGCCGATGCGCATCAGCATTGGCTCTGGATCGGGACCAAAAAAGGAAGAGCTGACGTTCTCAGCCAGAACATGGGACAGTCCAACGAGTTGATGGTCGAGAGGCTGCCAGTGTTTGGACGTATCTTCGTGCGCTATTGGACCAGACTGGGAGGCGGCTGGCGATACCGGGACCAGTCCTATTTCATGTGGGCCATACCCAATAGGGCGCCTTCTGGGATGCCCTAG
- a CDS encoding SDR family oxidoreductase has product MGNKLKNKVAVITGGNSGIGLATAKLFHAEGATVVITGRRQDAVDQAVQDIGGKTVGIVSDAGNMQDIDALYATINEKVGKIDVLFLNAGVATFGPFTTMDEATFDHMVNVNFKGLFFNVQKALPLLREGASVIFNSSIADQKGFAGTNIYAATKAAVRSLARTLAGELFESKIRVNAVAPGPIDTPIFEKIGIPKESLPEVQEGFMKENPMKRMGTSEEVAKAALFLASDDSSYIMGIDLTVDGGMTQL; this is encoded by the coding sequence ATGGGAAATAAACTGAAAAACAAAGTGGCGGTCATTACTGGAGGCAATAGCGGCATTGGGTTAGCTACGGCCAAACTCTTCCATGCTGAAGGCGCCACCGTAGTGATTACCGGCCGCCGACAAGACGCGGTCGACCAGGCGGTTCAGGATATTGGAGGCAAGACGGTCGGAATTGTTTCGGATGCCGGCAACATGCAGGACATTGATGCCTTGTACGCAACCATCAACGAGAAGGTTGGCAAGATTGATGTGCTCTTTCTCAACGCTGGCGTCGCGACGTTTGGTCCGTTCACGACCATGGATGAAGCCACATTCGATCACATGGTCAATGTGAACTTCAAAGGCCTGTTTTTTAACGTTCAAAAAGCGTTGCCTCTCCTTCGAGAGGGCGCCTCCGTCATTTTCAACTCTTCCATTGCCGATCAAAAAGGGTTTGCCGGGACGAATATCTACGCGGCCACGAAAGCCGCTGTCCGCAGCCTTGCCCGAACCTTGGCAGGAGAGTTGTTTGAAAGCAAAATCAGAGTCAACGCCGTCGCTCCGGGACCTATCGATACACCGATTTTTGAAAAAATCGGTATCCCGAAAGAATCATTACCCGAGGTCCAGGAAGGTTTTATGAAGGAAAACCCCATGAAACGCATGGGCACATCTGAGGAAGTCGCCAAAGCCGCATTGTTTCTGGCTTCGGATGACTCCTCCTACATCATGGGCATCGACTTGACCGTCGATGGAGGCATGACGCAACTGTAA